From Pseudomonas hefeiensis, one genomic window encodes:
- the purU gene encoding formyltetrahydrofolate deformylase translates to MRTFRLVIACPDRVGIVAKVSNFLASHNGWITEASHHSDTHSGWFFMRHEIRADSLPFGIEAFREAFAPIAEEFSMDWRITDTAQKKRVVLMASKESHCLADLLHRWHSDELDCDIACVISNHDALRSMVEWHGIPYYHVPVDPQDKQPAFAEVSRLVKQHDAEVVVLARYMQILPPALCSEYAHKVINIHHSFLPSFVGAKPYHQASMRGVKLIGATCHYVTEELDAGPIIEQDVVRVSHSDSIEDMVRFGRDVEKMVLARGLRYHLEDRVLVHGNKTVVF, encoded by the coding sequence ATGCGCACTTTTCGGCTGGTGATCGCTTGCCCGGACCGCGTCGGCATCGTTGCTAAAGTCAGTAATTTTCTGGCGTCCCATAACGGTTGGATCACTGAAGCGAGCCATCACTCGGACACTCACAGTGGTTGGTTTTTCATGCGTCACGAAATTCGTGCCGACTCGCTGCCCTTCGGCATCGAAGCCTTTCGTGAGGCGTTCGCACCGATTGCCGAAGAGTTTTCGATGGACTGGCGAATCACCGATACCGCGCAGAAAAAACGCGTGGTGCTGATGGCCAGCAAAGAGTCTCACTGTCTGGCTGATTTGCTGCACCGCTGGCACAGCGATGAGCTCGATTGCGACATTGCCTGTGTCATTTCCAACCATGACGCCTTGCGCAGCATGGTGGAGTGGCACGGTATCCCGTATTACCATGTCCCGGTCGACCCACAGGACAAGCAACCGGCATTTGCCGAAGTTTCGCGGCTGGTCAAGCAGCACGATGCCGAGGTGGTGGTGCTGGCCCGCTACATGCAAATCCTGCCGCCAGCCCTGTGCAGCGAATACGCGCACAAGGTCATCAATATCCACCACAGTTTCCTGCCCTCGTTCGTCGGTGCCAAGCCGTATCACCAGGCCTCGATGCGTGGCGTGAAGCTGATTGGCGCCACCTGCCACTACGTGACCGAAGAGCTGGACGCGGGGCCGATCATCGAGCAGGACGTTGTGCGCGTCAGCCACAGCGACAGCATCGAAGACATGGTGCGTTTCGGCCGTGACGTGGAAAAAATGGTACTGGCGCGGGGCTTGCGTTATCACCTGGAAGATCGGGTGCTGGTGCACGGCAACAAGACCGTGGTGTTCTGA